Genomic DNA from Cucumis melo cultivar AY chromosome 10, USDA_Cmelo_AY_1.0, whole genome shotgun sequence:
AGTAGATTGCGTTGATTAGTTTTTTTTTGCTTTCCGAACGAAATTCTTTTGCACGAATGTTAAATTAGAGTGATATTCATACCTCTAGTGCAATAGTTTTCCCTTTGGAGTGCAGCTACGAGAATTTGGATGTTCATTTGATTAATGTACACTGTCTTAAGACTTCTAAGTAACAGTAGATTGAGCTCTATAACGCATTACTGATGGTCTTGATCTTTTAAGTGTCTGAGCCGGAAGTTCGGAGGTGATTAGTGTGTCACTGAAGTGCAGTTCTTACGTTATATTATATCTTGGAATTAGGATAACTGACGCTTCAAATTTGCATCTCAAGTCAGATAGAATACTATTGTTGTTGATTCTAAAACGTGAAAAACTTGTTGTAAAACTCTTAGATCCTAAGACTTTTGAGTGCAGCCGCTTGCATAAAACATACGGGCATGCATCGGGTATTAACTGATATAATTATTGTAAACATCTTTTTTGGTAGTAAAGTTGCATTAAAGTGAAATCCTGTTTTTAGAATGTATAGTCACGACTTAAAACCTTTTAGTTTTAGGCATGCAAGAACTGAAGGGGAAAACCTTTGAATGGCAAGATAAAATACAGTCAATGGAACTGAACAGTGGATTCCGGTGTGATCTTGCGCCACTGTAGCTACTGTGATCACTTTCCAATAGTATCAGCACTTTGAAATCAGCATGTTTTGGCGTCTATAAGTTTTCTACGCTGACGAGATATCAGTGTATTACTATTGAATAACTTGTCACTTCCGAGGCCTTGCTGATGATTAATTGCTTCCCCTAGGGGAATCAttatttagttttcaaaatcgATAAGATTCTGTCATAGTTACAAAATATTCTTGGCTGTTGAGCTTATTAGCCACTATTAATTTAGCTGTCATTATGAGTTTTTAAGGTCGAACTTCATTCTTTTTGGATGCAGAGTCTTGGCTATATTGGAGAAATTTGGTGTATTAATACTTTACATATTTATAAGTGTCGGTGTGCATATAACAGTATGTGTTAGCGAATGTTGCATTATCATATGTTGACAAGATCATGCACGGATAATTCAGTACCCTAATCGTTAAAGCTACTCTTTGTAAATCTGTAATGCTAACAAATTAAGCTTGTATAAATAAACAAACTATTcctaatttctttcttcttcttcttcttcttttatctatttatttttttgccTGAATTATCAGATATTGAGAAGCATGGAGAAAGATTCACAATCCTTGTTTTTAATTACTGTAATGAAGAACATGAAGGAACTTGGATATGCGTTTGAGGTGAGAACTTTGACGTTGCTTTTGTTACTGGTATGCTGAAATAGCATAGTATAAGAAGTCACACACTGCATGGTTTTCGAGGCATACTCTGCGAGACATGTCGTTGAAACCTGACATAATTGAAGGATATAATAATCAGCCACTTTTCAAATGATTATAACTCTTATGGAAAAGTCTCAGATTTTTGCAGTTGCCAATGGAGAAGCACGTCAAATGTGGCAGGAACTTGGTCGACTTGTTCTTTTAAGCCCAAAGCAGTTTGGCCAAATTGATTGGTTACTGTGAGTGCATACATTTCtatacacacatacacacaAATCTGTTGTGCATACGTAAATAAACATAAACTTACACGCATGCGTTGTGCATACGTACATAAACATataccttttcttttcctatttgTACCAGCACAAGATGATCTCTGTTGTTAGTTTTCAGAACTGCATGAATGGTTAACTTTTATCCTTGCAGTTTTGAAGGCATCATCGTTGATTCTTTTGAAGGGAAGGAGGCTATTACAAGGTTTGTTTACTTTGATACTATTTTTGAGTGGAGGTTTATACTATAAGTGATGGAGTTTTTTGTTtctcaccaaaaaaaaaaaaaaaaaaagcgatGGAATTATCTGTACGTGGGGCCATTGTAAGTCGTATGTTTTTTCTGCTTATCTTCAGTAAGACTTCTTAAATAGTGTGGAATTATTGTTTTTACTCTACTTTGTAGTTTGTACATTCTTTTTAACAAAGTAAAACattaataattaaaagataatTACAAAATAGGAGAATAAGGAATCCTCCAATTTAAAATACGGCGACATAAAAGAAATACCAAAAGTTTTAACCTTGTACATTATGAACTTGTTACGATTAATGATTACAAACACAGAGTTATCttgttaatatttttttataattacaGTCTATagatgtttttgtttttctcgtAGTAGTACTGATATTTTAAATCGAGAAACGGATGCAAACTTATTTTTGGATTACAGTCTATACATTGTGGATTTCATTTTTCTGAAAGATGTTGAAATTAGACTACTATGACAGTAATAATAGCAAACTTATTTGGAGAAACTTGATACAGAATTATGAATATCTGAATGCTTATGCATTTCcgtgcttgtttggagggacCTTTTCTTTAGTACTTCCGATGTGAAGtggaattttttttctcttgacATGGTATAAATAACTCATTGCTTTTCACGTATGCAGCATTATGGTGGAACCTTTTTGTTCAGTACCACTTATTTGGATCATTCAGGATGATATTCTATCAAAGCGTCTTAACATGTATAAGGACAGAGGCTGGGAGAATCTTGTTTCTCATTGGAGAAGTACTTTTAGCAGAGCTAGTGTTGTCGTGTTTCCCAATTTTGCTCTTCCAGTAAGCTTATGAACTTACCTGTTTACATTATGTGGCTTTTAGACGCATGGTTACCCTCACAATTGACGTTTCTTTTTCCCTCGAATTTAGAAGAAAAAGACACTGATTTATCTCTCAGCAActgctcatttttttttcccaCCAGATGTTTTATAGTGCGCTTGATACTGGAAACTTTCATGTGATCCAAGGATCGCCTGTGGATGTTTGGTCTGCTGAAATTTATAAGAAGACTCACTTCAAGTACGAGTTAGGAAAGAAACTTGGATTTGATGTAGAAGATATCGTCGTTCTTGTGGTTGGAAGTTCTTTCTACAATGAGCTATCATCGGAATATGCTGTGGCTTTGAATCGCATGGGACCTGTTCTAACTAAATTGCCGAGGAAAAATCCTGAAGtgtcatttaaatttgttttcttGTGTGGTAATTCCACCAACGGATGCAATGATGCTCTGCAGGTAGTCTTTAGCTTTCTTTACGTGCCAATTTTTTTGTGGcttctattttcattttttcaaatgatATGACACGTAATTATtggatatgtcaaattgagAAAATGTCGATTGAAGTAAATTACGTCAGTATAACTAGCGAAcgagttttattttcttctgcTCTAACACTTGCTGGGAAATTCAAATTTTCTGTTTTCATTGTTCAGTTTCTGTCTAAACAGGGGACATTCTAGTAATTTTCTTCAAGGAAAATTTATTTGGTGAATGTAAATTGAAGTGGAAGAATTAGATTACCTTCAGAAATAATGGACTGATAGTTCCGGATAGCATATAGGATGATCCTTCCCTTGGCATTGTTTAGTTTACTTGTATCATGTAAACTTTCTAATACTGATAGCAACTTGATAACGCTATCTATTTTCTGtgaaacaaaatatttgttgttttttatcACAAGGAAAAgtcataaatccaatttttttcATAGTGACTGAATCACCTTTTATGTTTCTACTTGTGCATATTTCTTGTGAACTTTtgtaatagtatattataaatGCAAGTATTTCCTCGGTATAATGATTGATCATTTAACTCATGTAGGAAACTGCTTCACGTTTAGGACTTCCTAGAGATTATTTAAGCCACTATGGCTTTGATCAAGACGTAAATGGTATTTTGTACTTCGCCGACATTGTTCTTTATGAATCTTCACAAAATGTTCTAGATTTTCCTTCCTTGCTCATTCGGGCCATGACCTTTGAAGTTCCGATAGTGGCACCTGATTTGCCCATTATTAACCAATATGTAAGTTCATTCAAGTTCTCCTATATTCATTTAACTATAGAATAGTATTCTTGTTTTCCTTTGTTTCCATTTTACTTCTCTCCCAAGTTCCTCCACTAGAAAGGAAGAATATAATAATAGTGTCTTGAAACGTGCAGGTTGTTGAGGGGTTCCATGGGTTACTTTTTCCTAAATTCAGTTCTGATGCTGTAATAAGTGCTCTTACTGATCTTACTTCAACTTCTGATGGAAGGCTCACTAGAATTGCTAACAATATTGCTTCGTCTGGAAGATTACTTGCTAAAAATATTCTTGCTTCAGAGTGCGTTACTGGATATGCAAATCTCTTGAAGGAAGTCCTCAATTTCCCATCAGACGTTGTACTGCCGAGTTCCATTACTCGGCTTCCAAAAGCAGTGTGGGAATGGGATCTCTTTTGGAACGAATTAATACAAGTATCCCCCATTGAGCAACGCAGTGagagaattaaaagaaaatctagCGTTGTGATTAAACTCGAAGAGGAGTTCTCTGACCTTGTTAGTCCCTTAAATATCTCCAGTCCTGGAAAGGAGATTTCGGCGCATGATATCCCAACTCAACAAGATTGGGATAGTATTGGAGAAATAGAACTTACTGAAGAATATGATAGAGTGGAAATGGAGGAGGTatgttaatatttttcctttttgacTTGTCTGCAATCTTTATGTCACTCACTTTCCTGAGAGAAAGTCCATTTATGATTTCTTATGTAGCTTCAAGAAAGAACAGAAAGTATATTAGGTTCATGGGAGCGAGTATATCGTACAGCACGGAAGTCTGATAGGATGAAGCTTGAAAAAGAGAAGGACGAGGAAGAACTTGAAAGGGCAGGACAGATAGTATGCATTTATGAGATATACAACGGACCTGGAGCTTGGCCATTTTTGCATCATGGTGCTCTGTTTCGTGGACTTAGTCTTGTGAGCTTCTATCCAAAACTATCTGCTGAAATGTTTCTGATTGTTTTACTTTGTGTATCTTTTCTTAGCTTTTATCTTTTGCGTCATTCATTCGACAATGAATGATAGATTTTAGTCTATCAATCATGCTTTCTTGTTAGGTCCTCAGTCTTGAATCCTAAACATATATAACAGAGGTTATAGTTCAGATTTTTGTCATTAAAACTAAGAAAAAGCTAAAGGAACAACAAAACAGCATCGCTATATATCCAATCATTCATTAAATAAGAAACATCAAATAGACTGTTGAACATCAATTATGATTTTAATGGCCTCAAATTTGTCCCATTCTTAAAACATTTTATGAACCATCTGGATATCCTAAGAACATGACTTGTTATTCTTAAATATGAATGTATTCCTTGCTTTCAAGATGCCGATCTTTTATTCTTTATTGTTCGTAATTTATACCGTGATCTTCAGTCTCCGAGAGCACTGAGGTTGGAAACAGATGATGTCAATGCTCCCCAGCGGCTTCCCCTTTTGAAAAACAGATTCTATCAGGACATTCTTTGTGAGATTGGAGGAATGTTTGCAATAGCAAATAAGATTGATACAATTCACAGAAAACCTTGGATTGGTTTCCAATCTTGGCAAGCTGATGGTAGGAAGGTAAATCCGTTATTTCTAACATTGTTTTAAGCTTAGTTGCATTACTTGATGATGAATCTCCATAACATTTTTGGAGGTTGAGGCTTTAGATAAGGAGTAGTTTGACCCCATTTTAATAACAGCCGTCCATTCTATTAGGTCTGGCAGTCAAAGATTTCGagatatattttatatatcatCCTTTGTAAGAAATCTTGGGATTTGTTAAACCACTGGCCTTCAGTTGTAAACTTATAATGAACGGGTTTTATGCTTCTATGCCAATACATGCATGCTGGTTAGGAGtctatttttcatttatttactTCTGTTCTTCCAATTCATAACCAGCCTCatctgttaaaaaaaaaaacaggtcTCGTTATCTGAAAAGGCTGGAAAGGTATTGGAAGAAGAAATTCAGGAGAATACTAGAGGAGAAATTATTTACTTCTGGGCGACGTACTTGGACGTGGATTCTGAAGTCATAGACAGCGATGATGGTCCCTTTTGGCAAACATGTGACGTCTTCAATCGGGGGAATTGCCGGTATATCAGTTATTCAACATATTCTAGTATTAATACATAGCTGACATGATCTTAGGTCAAGTCTCCCAATAATTTAAGGGTTTTAAAAAGAAGACAATTTTCAAAGAAATCGAAGTAGCTTACAACAGAATATTCCAATTAGCCAGATGAAAAGGCGGGTATAATTACTAAAATCTCCAGCACGAAGTTAATGttaaaatattaacaatgaTCTACTCATAAAACTTCAAATTCTCTACAAACATCTAAAAAAACTCTCCTATCCCAATTAAATAAAACTGACTTGATGCTGTATGTATTATATGATTTTGGAAATATGGAAAGTTGAATCGATACCATGTATAGATAGGGTTGAATTCATATCGATACTACATCAACTTCCAAATTTTGCATTAGAtgttaaaattatatattaacgGATGCAACTTTAAAGATATTCTCACTTAAAATTACATCCATACATCCATACAGTTCTACATTTAAAAATGCCTTTAGGCATATGTATGGACTACCACCATCACATTTGGAAGCTCTTCCTCCAATGCCTGATGATGGCGATCTCTGGTCTTCTCTGCATAGTTGGGTGATGCCAACCCCTACATTTTTGGAGTTTATCATGTTTTCCAGGTAAGAGCtcacattatatatatatcagaAGTAGAACTCATTTATCTCTtatcacaaaaagaaaaaagaaaacatatatcTCTCAACATAGCCTCTATCTCTGCTTGGCTTGAATAATGACCGAAAATTTCGTATTTGAGCTGCAGGATGTTTGTTGATTCCATAGATGTCGTGAACAGGAACCTTGGTGATGACAACGAATGTTTCTTGGCTTCTTCAGGGCTAGAGGTAAGTATCCTTCCTATTTCTCTCCAGGAGACTACTTCTATGGTGCAGTTTGGAAGTTTTACTttagatacaaaattgaaagtttaaagtTCATAAGACCAAATAGTTTTTGAAACATTTCTTCTAGAAGCAGCATtttaactgttttttttttaatctactcttagaatttttaaaaaacacttTCTTAAATGAAAGCTTTGTAAATATGTTACAAAAGGGAAGTAAGTAAACAAATTTGAAATTCTGAACGTACGTGCTTTTGTTTTAATCCGCAGAGAAGGCAATGCTATTGTCGGATGTTGGAAATCCTGATAAATGTATGGGCGTACCATAGTGGGCGTAGAATGGTTTACTTAAATCCACGTTCGGGTGCACTAGAAGAGCAGCATCCACTTGAAGAACGTCAGGACTTCATGTGGTCTAGATTCTTTAACATCACATTGTTGAAAGCCATGGATGCAGATTTGGCTGAAGCTGCCAACGATGGCGATCGCCCGGCACCGAGTACGTGGTTGTGGCCATCGACAGGAGAAGTGTTTAGGGAAGGGGTTTATGAAatggaagaggaagaaaaaaggTATAGCCAGAAAATGGAAAAGAGGAGAATTTCCAGAGAGAAGAAACCAAGTCATGAACACAAGCAAAAGCCACTTGGAGAATAAGACATAGTCAACTAAATAAATCTCTTGCACTAAAAACGGTCAGTTTTATGTTCTTGAGATCTTCatctcttttcattttcatttcattcttcttgatttaaatatttaaaattgggattttttttaattgacgCGA
This window encodes:
- the LOC103489564 gene encoding uncharacterized protein LOC103489564, with the protein product MMQESFPPSDDDGDGGIGFLSYRERSLSKRNLKQHQEQDNVSSDRPVTRSRSNLGRSDTRRWFAFSRRSIFAFAGFSLLLLFVVTFYLESLMTSVFLKRSEKAWSRDAELKLGMTLKFAPQRIPRKFIEGNEVDRLHSDNRFGFRKPRLALILRSMEKDSQSLFLITVMKNMKELGYAFEIFAVANGEARQMWQELGRLVLLSPKQFGQIDWLLFEGIIVDSFEGKEAITSIMVEPFCSVPLIWIIQDDILSKRLNMYKDRGWENLVSHWRSTFSRASVVVFPNFALPMFYSALDTGNFHVIQGSPVDVWSAEIYKKTHFKYELGKKLGFDVEDIVVLVVGSSFYNELSSEYAVALNRMGPVLTKLPRKNPEVSFKFVFLCGNSTNGCNDALQETASRLGLPRDYLSHYGFDQDVNGILYFADIVLYESSQNVLDFPSLLIRAMTFEVPIVAPDLPIINQYVVEGFHGLLFPKFSSDAVISALTDLTSTSDGRLTRIANNIASSGRLLAKNILASECVTGYANLLKEVLNFPSDVVLPSSITRLPKAVWEWDLFWNELIQVSPIEQRSERIKRKSSVVIKLEEEFSDLVSPLNISSPGKEISAHDIPTQQDWDSIGEIELTEEYDRVEMEELQERTESILGSWERVYRTARKSDRMKLEKEKDEEELERAGQIVCIYEIYNGPGAWPFLHHGALFRGLSLSPRALRLETDDVNAPQRLPLLKNRFYQDILCEIGGMFAIANKIDTIHRKPWIGFQSWQADGRKVSLSEKAGKVLEEEIQENTRGEIIYFWATYLDVDSEVIDSDDGPFWQTCDVFNRGNCRSTFKNAFRHMYGLPPSHLEALPPMPDDGDLWSSLHSWVMPTPTFLEFIMFSRMFVDSIDVVNRNLGDDNECFLASSGLERRQCYCRMLEILINVWAYHSGRRMVYLNPRSGALEEQHPLEERQDFMWSRFFNITLLKAMDADLAEAANDGDRPAPSTWLWPSTGEVFREGVYEMEEEEKRYSQKMEKRRISREKKPSHEHKQKPLGE